The Spirosoma sp. SC4-14 DNA window ATCGGCAGAGTCTGTTGCGGGCCGATGCATTCCGGTCGGTTATTCTGATTTTGCTGGCTGCCGGAACGCTGTGGTTGTTTCTGACCAACAAAATCAAGTCGGCGGTTTTCTATCCGGTTCTGCTGGCGATTGTGATCTTCGATTTGTTTGCGGTCGATAAGCGGTTTCTGAATAATGCCGATTTTGTTACGAAAGCACAGGCTGCAGCCGTCTTTGAGCCAACAGCGGCCGATGAACAGATTTTGCAGGATAAGAGCCTTGGTTTCCGGGTGATGGATCAGACCGAGTCGTTTATGGAAAGCAACCGGGCATCGTATTTCCATCGGTCCATTGGCGGCTACAACACAACCCGGCTTCGTCGCTATAATGAGCTGATTAACTTCGCCTTTCAGTCGAACTTCCTGAATATCCTGAACATGCTGAATGCGAAATATGTAATTCAGCAAGGTCAGTCCGATCCTAACAATCCGCAACAGGCTCCTGCCGGACCAGTTGCCTTGCCAAATCCGAATGTGCTGGGAGCCGCCTGGTTTGTTGGAACGGTGCAGCAGGTGAACAGTGCCGACGACGAAATGGCCGCCATGAAAACCCTCAACACCCGCGATTCGGCTGTGGTCGATAAGCGGTTTGCGGCCGAACTGGGCAATTTGCCTGCCACAATGGATCATACCGGCAGCACCATTGAGTTGACCAGCTATCGTCCGGATAAACTCATCTATCAGGCCAATGCTGTTCGTGATGGACTGGTGGTTTTTTCGGAGGTCTATTACCGGGGCAATGAAGACTGGCAGGCATTTATCGATGGCAAACCGGCTCCGCACCTCCGCGCTAACTATGTGCTGCGGGCGATGCGCGTACCGGCCGGAAAGCATACGATTGAGTTTCGATTTGATCCGCCATTGGCCCGAACCGGCGATATGATCGATCTGGTTTGTAATGTATTGCTGATTGGATTGATTGGTTTTGTTGCATTCTGGGAAGGGCGAGGCCGTCGTAAAGAACCTGTTCCTTCGCCGGAGCCATCGGAACCTGAGCCGCCAAAACCTGCCAGGCCCAACAAAGCAAAAACACGTTGAAAGCGGTTTGCCTTAGCCGCAGAACAGTATAAAACAATGAACCCTGCCAACGAATGATTCATGGCAGGGTTCATTGTTTGAACCTATTGTACAGCAGTTGCTGTGCTCTGGCTACGCTTCCGATTTGGGTTCCGGCTTGGGAGCCGTTGATTTATGCAGTTTTTGCGGTCGGGTTTTACCATACGAGCCCATTGAAATCTTACCTTTTCGTGACTTTTTATCGCCTTTGCCCATAACTACTTTGTGGTTTAGTTTGACTTTATGTTGGTTCGCAGTAGTTTAAAGGTAATCAGTTGCTTACTCACATGCCAGTCTTACCGGTCAAATTTAGGCTATGGTTACCGTCAGAAACTATTACTTTAACGATCGGGCTTCAACGCCATCAACCGTGATTTTAACGGGCTTGATAGCGCCTTTTTCGTCAAAATAAAGCCGGTCGATGCAGGTTTCGCGGTGGTTGCCGTCGGTTTCTGTTAAAGGGCGACGATGGTAAACAATATACCACTCGTCAGTACCCGGAACCTGAATAACCGAATGGTGGCCTGCTCCGGTAGCCACGGCGGGGTCTTGCTGAAGAATTTTGCCAACCCGTTCAAAAGGTCCAAACGGAGAATCAGAAACCGCATAGGCAACAGAATAGTTGGGGCCCGTCCAGCCACCTTCCGACCACATGAAGTAGTATTTCCCATGTCTGACAAACATCGTCGGGCCTTCCACATAGCTTTTAGGCGTTATTTCCCGAAACAGAGTTCCATCGGCAAAGGGCAAAAAACCCGTAAAATCGTCTTTCAGCCGAACAATGTTGCAGTGCCCCCAGCCGCCATAGATGAGATAGTACTGTCCATCCTTGTCTTTAAATACATACTGGTCGATGGGTTGCGCACCATTGATGATTTGCCCAACCAGCGGTTTGCCCAGATAATCGCGGAAAGGACCGGCAGGATTATCGGCCACGGCCACGCCAATGCCGCCCATGGTGTTGTTGTTCTGAATATCGTTGGCACCAAAGAACAGAAAATACTGACCGTTTTTTTCGATAATGGCCGGTGCCCACATGGCCCGCTTTGCCCATTTGATAGCTGTCGTGTCCAGAATTTGGCTATGCTTTGTCCAGGTTACGAGATCGGGCGACGAGAAAGCGTCAAAAAATACCTGCTGGTTGTAGGGGGCCGAATAGGTGGGGTAAATCCAGTATCGGTTATTGAAAATGGTACCTTCAGGATCGGCATACCAGCCCGGAAAAACCGGATTGCCCGATTTTTTTTTGCTGGATTGGGCCTGACCAGGTGCTGGCAAAAGCGATACGATGAAGGCAATAAAAAAAGCCGTAAAGCGGAGTCGGAGAAAATGCATGGGCGACAAAGATTGAGTATTCAGATTGTAAAAGTAAGCGGGAAACCAATAAGCCGGTTAGACATACACAATCGAATATTTTTTCCCCGGCAATGACCGGACGAATCCCCGAAACTCCAGATTCAGCAGCAACGACGCCAGCCGACCCATCGGAATCTGGGTCTTCCAGCTTAGGTCATCGATATGTAAATCAGCCGACTGACGGAGCAAGGCTACAATCTGGCTTTCTTCTTCGGTTATATCCAGGGGCAGCGTTATCTGCGTATTTGCCGAACCCGCTTTATCTCTGGCTAGTACCGATGTGCTGGGCGTAATATCCCAGTTGAGAGCTTCAATGATATCCCTGGGGCTGGTATAAATCTGTGCTTTATTTTCCCGGATGAGCTTATTACATCCCGCCGAAAACGCCTGATTGAGTTGACCTGGTACGGCAAACACCTCGCGGTGGTAGTTGTTGGCATACTCTGCCGTAATTAAGGCCCCTCCCTTGGCAGCCGCTTCTACCACCACAATGGCGTCGCTCAACCCGGCAATGATGCGGTTACGAGCCGGAAACAGGTGCGCGTCGGGCTTGGTGCCAGGTGGGCTTTCGGTGAGTAAACCGCCCTGCACAAGCATTTCCTGCGCGGTTTTCTGATGCACATTCGGATAAACGATGTCCAGCCCACTCGCCATAACGCCAATAGTTGGCGCACCGTGTACCAGACTGGCCCGGTGCGCCGAAATATCGATACCATACGCCAGACCGCTGATAATGGTTGCGCCGTAGGGGGTTAACACGTCAATAATCTCATTGGTGATGCGTCGACCATAGTCGGTTGCCTGCCGGGTACCTACCAGTGCCACCGTGCGGGCTGTATTCAGATTGCCCGATCCCTGAACGTAGAGCAGGGCAGGGGCATCATATAAGGATTTTAGCCGCGATGGATACGCCTTGTCAGTATAAAACAAAACCGAGGCATTCATTTTTTCGAGCCTGTTGAGTATGCGTTCCGCGTCGGTCAGAACATCGGATTTTAGAATGGCGCGTGCCGTTACCTCGCCAATGCCGGGAATCTTCATCAAACGGGCCAGAGGTGAACGGAAAACTTCGGTTGCCGAACCACAATAGCTAACTAATTGACGGATAAGAATGCTGCCTACGCCCGGAACCAGGGTTAACGCAACCTGATAGTGTTTATCGGTGGACACAACGAATAGAATGAAATTAGTATACCAGTAATTTAGTAGTGATGACTATTGCAAGCTTAGCGATTTCTGATTGGAAATACCAATTTGAAAGAACAGGGTTTTGAGATAAAAGCGGCATTCTCTCACGTATGACTAAAAGATGAGAACACGCATAACACCAATTGGACAGATTTTATCAGTGACAATCCGCTCTATCAGTGTTATGCGTGTTCTCATCTTTTATCAGAAACTTCTGGCTGAAAGACTCACGCAATTGGATAAGGCTGGCGAATTTTCTTTATTTGGCGAGCTATACCGCTGAAAAAACGGGTTTACTGATCGAATCATGAAAACACATTCCGCCCTGACTGATCCTGAGTTTGAACAGCAGTTTGCCCGTTGTTTGCTCGATCCATCCCTGTTTAGCCACGAAGCGCACCTACGGCTCGCCTGGATTCATATCCACAACTATGGAGTTGGGCAGGCTATTGAGAACATTACGCAGCAGCTTCAGAGTTTTGTTGCTGCGCTTGGAGCCAGCGATAAATACAACGAAACGGTAACGGTGGCAGCCATCCGGGCGGTTTATCATTTTATGCTCAACTCGAACACCGATACTTTTTCTGACTTTATTCTGGAAAACCCCCGGCTGAAATTCAATTTTCGGGAACTGTTAGCCTGCCATTACCAGACCGATATTTTTTCATCAGAGCGGGCCAGAAAACAATACCTGGAGCC harbors:
- a CDS encoding glycoside hydrolase family 43 protein produces the protein MHFLRLRFTAFFIAFIVSLLPAPGQAQSSKKKSGNPVFPGWYADPEGTIFNNRYWIYPTYSAPYNQQVFFDAFSSPDLVTWTKHSQILDTTAIKWAKRAMWAPAIIEKNGQYFLFFGANDIQNNNTMGGIGVAVADNPAGPFRDYLGKPLVGQIINGAQPIDQYVFKDKDGQYYLIYGGWGHCNIVRLKDDFTGFLPFADGTLFREITPKSYVEGPTMFVRHGKYYFMWSEGGWTGPNYSVAYAVSDSPFGPFERVGKILQQDPAVATGAGHHSVIQVPGTDEWYIVYHRRPLTETDGNHRETCIDRLYFDEKGAIKPVKITVDGVEARSLK
- the dprA gene encoding DNA-processing protein DprA, which encodes MSTDKHYQVALTLVPGVGSILIRQLVSYCGSATEVFRSPLARLMKIPGIGEVTARAILKSDVLTDAERILNRLEKMNASVLFYTDKAYPSRLKSLYDAPALLYVQGSGNLNTARTVALVGTRQATDYGRRITNEIIDVLTPYGATIISGLAYGIDISAHRASLVHGAPTIGVMASGLDIVYPNVHQKTAQEMLVQGGLLTESPPGTKPDAHLFPARNRIIAGLSDAIVVVEAAAKGGALITAEYANNYHREVFAVPGQLNQAFSAGCNKLIRENKAQIYTSPRDIIEALNWDITPSTSVLARDKAGSANTQITLPLDITEEESQIVALLRQSADLHIDDLSWKTQIPMGRLASLLLNLEFRGFVRSLPGKKYSIVYV